caatctaacacatctaatatgaactctttgactgaagcgaccattaacaatcttgcacaaactgtctcttctttgttgcctctatgaatcaatctaagtttagtgtgcccacatttgatgtcgtgagcccactttctcttgacattgtttgagctatcccccctaaacatgttgaaattctgtatttggagatttataatggtaagggtgaccctctaacacatgttaagacctttcaaacaatatgtactgattttgcttatgaccaaagtttgcttgcaaaactgtttactagaacattaagagataaagccctacaatggtattgctcgttgccttcttattctattacttcttttgaacaacttgcaaatgctttcattcaacaatttcaaaacaatataagtcctaaagttactttgattgatttaatgcattgtaaacaaggtgttaaagaaaaagtgactgatttcattggtagatataagcatttgtatgctcaaatttcttttccagtacctgacaatgacattcaaagaatctttatttctaatttacaaaaagatattagagaaaaacttctgttttctaagtttacttctttccaacagttgtgcgcaactcttcacaattatcaactgactgtgagtcaaatggaacaagcaaatcctatggctccgagtgataatcgtgatagtagtcaacaaccatttgggaagtttaaaccaaatagagagtccattaaattcaatgaaaacatcatcaacaacaatgtgaatgcagcatcaggtgtacctcctatttctaagtttttcaagaaagaaagaaagtttactcctttgaatgaatcattgcatagtattatgaataagttattggaacaaaatgtgcttactcttcctcatataaagcaaatagatcctgcaaagattaattcaccctattttgataacaaatctttttgtcaatttcatcgtcatcctgggcatgataccgaaaaatgttttgctttaaagggtaaaattcaagatttgattgataataatactatctctatttctggagtgaatgataaaagcaacacatctgtagctcctcctaaccaaaatcttaagatttttactgatccattgccttctcatacctctaatgtgattgatactaatgattcctctgtctcacctgatgatcttgtgtctatgactccaaatgtgattaactttgtagagcagcagaaaatccctaaagaaccttccatcacctttgattccagtgaaactatcagggcacttgatggtcctttatatatagttgcaaaagtcaagaatacaccttgccgtggagtgcttattgatccttcttgtatggttaatatcattactgaagaatttctgtttactttgcaattgaatcaagtgatctatgatgaaacaaatgtggttgtgaaattatttgatgcattttcttctcctgcaattggttctattacattacctattgaggtccataacaaatcccttgatgtggactttgctattattccatcgtccaaaCAATTTCgcgtgaagctaggctatccttggctatcttccatgaaagctatttcttctcctattcacaagtgtttgaaatttccccataatggtgaagttgttactatcaatcatagcctctttaaaccagctgaaagaacttctagcgttcctattgattacttttggcctaaacaattccaatctcttcctccgcgaagtgatcatctttttaaatcttatcaaaagtggaaaaaagatatgatcctatctctaagtgaacctagaacacccaaacttgatattcctatcgttcttgagaaggaagttcttcctttgaaagataaaactaatgtatttcctcaagaagattcccaacccatccctatgaatatgactatgcctatgactaataaacttcctaaaagtagacctatacctcctcgtcatgatggacttggtctccttcctaaaccaaatattcctcctttatatggagcagttcctcctccttcctcttatggagagaagagagcttcctcttctcctattattcaacctaatagaccacaacctaaacacccaagtgaaaaggatgagaacattcctcctcctcaatcttctcaacttcctactaagactagacgaaatcgttctgcacgtgaacgccaacgaaagcgtcgtcttagagctcaagcagctacttctcaaactttgcaattccccaaaacaccttcaaccagtattattccattttctccttagccgaagattgagccaaaatctcctaaacataagatgcatgatggtcttgatcctgggcgagttaaagatcctatttttataaatcttgatgatgatatagatgaaaatgttattcatgatgaaaatgttactcctcttcattctgatagtgaatatgaatatgttgatgttgataaccatttatctaacaaattttctaaagcacttatcctagctcctaaacaagaacaacgtggctcgaaacatgaacatagcccttgtttggatcttgtgatagctccatcagcagtgttggatgttcctcctctagcatgtttcctgccctcccgaaatattgatcagcaagatcggggggtagatgacgtgctagactagtttcattagcatagcagactctctcctcctctcttgatctcttttgttacttcttctatttgttgtccttagttttgtctacttgaggatgatgcaaagcattgagatctcttttggtctctctcgtgttgacttaaaagacacatgtgttccctccttctaggtgaccttccttgattggggaatgaagaaaaattgtgcatacatacatatgatatacatgaattatcatacagcatactgaccccgaggaaagcgaagtcaccttgtgctttgtgttttgtgtctattatccttgggcttatctcacacttgggggctaaatccttgtgataacgtgctcctttctcatttcttatatgtatcactaccttaaagcaatcacccctggtgaggcatgtgcgatcgctttaacgtaggggggcatacatctcgttcatatctctccaagatacttgaaaatttcttgacaaatttagctttgccttgaaaattttttatatctttcttgcatgactcatagtgagggagccttactactgacagtcatggttctccctcgtgatcttcccttttactttgtcaatcgaagtcgtaagatccttagtccactgggggcttggtgtatcttgcctccttgacgtggtgaaagtctttcaatgttgtttccttgtactttaccggaagtatgagcgtatgcttatactcctgctaaagtgggggctaaatgtagcatcctaaaattatgacacttgcaatttcgactgcatttgggtctccacgatggcagcgcaacgttgaacctgaatggagaccccgaaacctgtttacgacaccaaaaactgcatatttctgcacttgggcctgatccttccttgcaccctgctgtcccaggaggtgggaccatggcgcccagtgccctggtccttcaagactagagcgcccagcgccctggtcccccaggaccatggtgcccagcgccctggtccctggccctattttgggcccgacctcttttgggcatcgggtctttaagtttgcaattcgggaaataatgtttcctggtcggcctaaggtcggaaaaatcagtctatcagccctaattgacaagtatataaactaattttcctcttccaaaagagagaggaagacatatgtgtgcaagaggtgaaagcgatattcaaacattcaaacattcaagcattcaagcattccttcaaacaattgagcattctaagtctccattcaaggctaggtgttgcattcaagacaaggattcaaccattgaagaggagatcacctacaacatacaacatacattacaccttcgcatgtaagaatacaaacattcttacaacaaggtatcagtacttgtttacattacaaacatttacatttacatcattctcatttcttggttaattccaaaaccggggtttgacctaaaggcaaacccctaatccctaaccccccaatcatcctctcttttctgtgtgtaggttgcaagtacgcgactataattgaagatctagaatccttgtgcagagacgaacaggtcccccttcgtttcgtggatttttcggaagaccgtgtgcacgtcgggcgccatcgtcccatcaactttcgctcaaatttgtagaacagcaccgtctcgacattttactgctaattccaggtccgcagcttcatcccgtatccctatctttgtttataagtgaatctttcccactttacatgcattcctagttcaataattctatctgcattctttacaaaagaggatatccttgatgtcacaacccttgaaactcatttagaatccaatcctgcattgtgtgggattggatcttgtgggtttcaacccctcttttgaatgtaaagtctcccctaagtaaAAACCATCAATcttagtgacctcccttctctctccttggagttgggggaggggagaacaactagggttcgatttttccgctttacaaatagtatcatcaacaaattgttgatgagtacaAGCTCTGAAACCAGAAGAGGGTGATATACCACAGAGGAGTCCCAAAGAAACAGAGCTGCTGATAAATCTACCTGGACATTCAGCCAAAATGATGAAGATTCTAaggatatgggatctccttgtctgatacccctagaaatttttttaaaatggggAAGGCACCCCATTGAAAATGACAGAAAAAGTAGGGGTCGAGATGAGTTGATCAATCATCTTTATAAACCTCACTCCAAAACCAAAAGCTCCAATCACCTTACCCAAGAAACTCTAGTCCACACGATCATGGGCTTCAGACAAATCCAGCTTCATAAAAAATCCTTGCTTTTTTGAATCCACCaacgaatgaatgttttcatggatatcaatgatagagtcaaggatttgtctgcCATGAACAAATCCACTCTATTGGGGCAAAATGATCAAAGGAAGAATCCTTAGCAGTCTGCTAGTAACCaccttagaaataattttatagaaagagttgcataaggTTATTGGTTGGAACTTATCCATAGAGTCTACCCCCAGGCATTTGGGTATCAGAATCAAGAAGGTTGCATTAAGTTCCTTTAAGATCattctagccccaaaaaactcCTGCACACCTTTAACCACATCAACTTTGAGGATGTCCCAGAAGGTTTAAAAGAAGAATAACGGAAATCCATCCGAGCCTGAGGCTTTGTTCCCGTCAAAATAAAAGACAACTTTTTTAACTTCCTCCTTAGAAGGGATGGCCACAAAGGCCTTGTTCTGATCCTCACTAATAGTAGAAGGGATATTCTCAAGGATGACGCTATGAGACTGACCATCGAGACCAGAGTTCACCGAGAGAAGTGAAGCAAAGAAGTTCTTGGCTTCCTTCCCGATCTCATCATCCTTATTTCAATTCCCCCAATTTTCAGCTTTGAGATTCTATTAGTAGCCCTGTGTTTCATCGCggtcatatggaagaatctagtatTTTTGTCCCTATCTTTAAGCCATAGGGATCTAGACCTTTGTTTCTATAATTCTTCCTCTGTTCTGataatcttgtggtacttcacCAACACTTCATTTTCCTCCCTAATTGAGACTTTATTGTATCCGCTCATTTGGATTTTATCTCAcatttccttgagttctatctgGGTTTTGGTTTTAATAGCAAACAGATCTCCGAAAACCTCCTTACTCCAATTTTTAATACTGTCCTtcatatttcttaattttttagcaATTCTATACATATaagtacctttgacatcaatagaccaCCACTTCTCAATGACTTGCACAAGGTTAGGGTGGTCTAGCCACATCCTTTCAAAACTGAATGAGAAATTTCTTTTAACAATGGTGTTATCAGCAACAAAAATCACAgggaaatgatcataactcatcctAGAGATAGCAAAGAGGGAGAATTGATAATGGTTAAACCACTCATTAGAAATGAGGGCTCTATCAAGTTTGACTTGAATAAGATCATCTCCCATCCTCCTGTTCGTCTAGGTAAACTTGGCTCCTTGGAGCTCAATATCATGCAAACCCTGGTTGTTGATAAAGTTCAAAATATCCATTCTGCTTTCTAGATGTGAGGGGACACCTCCAAATTTCTCATTGTCTTGGAGggggtgttgaaatcccccataacaatCCACATATCATCCTTGTAAAGGACCCTAATAGCTtccatctttttccaaaattttcttctACCAAatctattattaggggcataaatattggtCAGTAGTAAAGAGATGTCATCCCCAATGCGATGAAACCTGATAAAAGCCAGATTGCTATCTATCTTGACCAGCTCCCCAGAAACTCGCCTTAGGTTCCAAAATATAGCAATGCCCCCAGAAGCACCATCAGATCTTCCACCGAAAACTTCCCCgtccttaaaaaaaaaattcttttctacTTTCTCTTTAGTCATTTTAGTTTATTGGATAATAACAATGTCCGGTTTATGTTCTCTAACTAAATTTATAAGAACATCCTGTTTATGCGGACTATTCGGTCCAcacatattccatgaaattattttcattttctaactagggaacatacctcatggatggtcatttgagtaccatcttctatattcttgcTTGCCTCTTGATCTTTGATTTGGCTTTCTTTTTTCCTTCCAGGAGGAGATGGGTTGAAACCCATGTCAGCTTTGGTCCAATTTCTTGTCTTGACTAAATTAGCCTGAGGGGTAGATTTAGGCCCTTTTTTATCCCCTCTCTTTCGCTCTGCAACTTCATTTGTATTGCAATCTTCCTCTTGAATGTTTTGGGTGGTTATATTTTGGTCAGCATCTTTGACCTCAGCCCACTTAGCATTAAGTAGTGAGGTCATTGGTGATTACTAGATGGTAGATTTTACCATCTCTACATATTGTTGTGATCCCAACAAAGAGATTCCTCCAAGGATCAAACACTTATGGGCTTCTTCATAATCACGACTAAGGCCGTCTCTACTAGGGTTTTCAGTAATGTGATTTGAATCCACTTCCTCATTGTCCTGTAACACCACCTGTATTTCTCCTTCTTCCAGTTTATCACTTCTTTGATCCTCTATTTGTTATCTTGTTGTTCTTTATTGTCTTTACCTATTTGATCCATTTTTCCTGCATCAATCAAAGgtatttctgggttttccacattaacATCCATTTGTTGCTCTATCGTGTCAGGGATGATGACACTCTAGgcctctttgattcttttttctttttctagagCCCTCAAATTGCATAGCAGGGTTTTTTGCTTTCCATTGCAttgccttttctttctttcttttttctttgacaGCCTGAAGCGAGCATTTCCTTGTTGTATGTCCCGCTTTTTTGAAATGAAAGCAAGCgaaagggacactttcatattccaGAGGTTGGTTCCATTTTCCCAATCTAGAATTGATttcaatggataagggcatatatgtGCCTTGCATAACTCCCACACCAATCTTGGCAAAGGTAGGTATTTTTCTAGCCATTGTTATAGGGTCCATAGAGAGGAGTTCACCGAAAGAGCTAGCAATTCCTTTAAAGACATCTTCCACCCAGAATTCTAAGAGAAGGCCTAGCAGTCTAACCCAAGCTGGAGCCtatacaaagaaggattcatttaggtccatcttaggcACCTATTTTTCCAGAGCTAGCGTTGATTGGCCATTACATAGCACTCTTGACATATCCTCCTTGCAAGAGAAGGCCAAGACATCGCCCCTTTGGACATAGCAGTGATCTCAACTTGACCTTTAAGCTCCCATTTGCATTTAGCAAAAGCCCTGACAATATCAATATTTGGCCTAGGGCCCAAAAAAATTCCAACCAGTGTCATTGCCATAAGGTTAATGTTATGATCAATAACAGGGTCTAGAATATCAATAGCGAATCTTTCCCTTTCTAAGTCTAAGATATTATGAACTGGAGGGAGCGAAGACTTTCCACTCGGTTTGACACCGAATAGAGAAGTCCAAGACTGGCCGCTATCCCTTCAAACAGATTCCTTCCTAGGAGTGTCTTCAGCACATGAATCACCATTTTCTCCATCAGGATCGATAGGCTTGTCACCTGCTTGTGGGTCCCCATCCACCGGGTCCTTTCCACTCGGCTCAGAGGAATTTGGGCAGTCCCAAGAATCGTCCTTTTCATTCTCCCCCTGGTTTGCCTGTCCATTGTAGGGTTTCCCACCCTTCTCTGAATTCAAATGCAATGCTTCTCCCTTCTCCCACTTCTTGCGCTCCATACTTGAAATGTTAATTCTTTTGTATCTTGAAATCTTGTGTTAATGTTATATGCTGATTTATTTTGCATTGTTAATTTTATGTAATCATATAATGCAAATGctatatttgaaaagaaaaaatatatgagAAAGAACAAACAAAGATCACATGGCTGTTACTCAATGATTTCTTTCTTATTGTATTCATATTTATAAACAAAATACATAATTAATCTACATCATATAAACAAATGATATATACTaacaaatttataattaatttattctaaCATCTATAAGCTAAACTATTATGGACAGGAGGAACCAATCAGTCATGGGTAATCATGTCTGTCCCAATTATATCATAAGAACCAATACATGATAATCACCTAAAACAATCATACCTCCATAAACCTAAACCTCAGTACAGTGAAAAAAATTGGTAGCCTGTTGTAATCAACATTTATCTTCAATTCCTTTTCAATCAGGAAAGATTTCTGGTGCAGGGCCGTGGCGGATTCAGCGCCCTACGTCCAATCTCTCTGTTAATGCAATGCACTTTCTAGCTCCAATTAAATCCCCTGGTGAGATTCGTATGGTCAGTCCGGTCAAATAACATACACCAAGACTTACATTATAGTATGTCTCTCGGAGCGAGAAAATTCAATGAGGATGGATGATCGGATACGGGGACACTTATTCAAGTATTCCAGGAAGGAAGCAGGACGATCAAGGTATAGTTTTTATGTCTTAGCGCGAGAACTTTTGATGCATTCAATAATCATTTCCAGTGGGGTACGTTCAAATGCTATGATGGATTTGGAAATCATAGCTATAGAGGAGTTTATGGGGATGGATTTATCAGATAGACCAATATGTTTTTAACTATGAAGAGACCCAATCGATCAGGTTGAAGCAAGGACAAATCTCTCAAAGAGGAAAGGCGGTTACTCAAAGTGGCAACACAACTCAAATTTCTCTATTCCCCACTCTCATATGTGCATTTAACGCTATTACTCAGTGTAGATAACTGAATTGAGAAATCTCGAATTGAATCCCTTGTATTAAAATTGTTGCCTAAGTGTATTGATTAAGAGTATTCTATCTAAAATTCCGCAGTAAATTGGTTACGGGTTGGGTTAATGCCCAATGATGTGGCCTTTGTCTAGATGGAATATTCTTGAGGAGGTGAGAAATTTCTATAGGAGAAATTTTAAAATGGGATGGAAGAATTAAGAGGATGAAGAATTATTTAAATTCTTCAATAAAATGGTTATGGGGAATCTTATGGGTTAATGGGCAATGGTGTGGCCTCTATGTAGATGTAACATTCTTGAGGAGGTGGGAAATTTCTAACCAAAGAAATTTTAAAATGAGATGGGAGAattaagaagatgaagaattatcTTGAGGAAATCAATATTttcacaattaaaaaaaatatatcaaaagaaTTTAAGTGCTAAAGCTAAGTCTATAATCTAGTTCACTGATAGGATTAGGTCAAAACCAACATGAAAACCATGGGAAGAAAGGCCAAGGTGATGTGAAATTCTCTTAAAGCACCACACGATAAGTAGGTTCTTGCCATTACTTTCAAGAAGCTTGGCCCATTCTTATTTCTTGATTATGGtcatttataattttttaagtGTTGTTGTTTGACAATATTTAGGTTATTTTTTAAAGTTTCTTATATGCTCTTTTACAAGCATTGAGACCCTTTTTGAACTTCTCTTTACTTTTAAAAAATAACACAAATTAGTAGTTCTTATGATCTATAAATTCTTAATAATTTGTGTAGTATGAATGATAAAATATGTTAAATGTTAATTAAAATATTTGTGTGGCCTAGTAACACTATACTGGTATACTTGACTCATTGATGGATACTAACCAAAAATATAACAAAGATTTGTAATATTAAATGTATATAAACTAATAAAGCATAATTAACATGAATAACTTATcaagataataataaaaaatattagtaAAGTGCATGATCAAATAACTAATAAATGaccatgtcttcttccattgaataATTGAGTCAAATccaaattgacaagtatataatatatatgatttaaaaattattttttaatctttCAATCTTACTAAATTTGTATTCAACCATTAAATTTTGTACAATTATGCACATATTTCTTCatccaaaaataatcaaatattaatataaataaaaacttaacaattttatttgaaaaaatacTAATGAATACATACTATGAAATCAACaaaattgaaattaattagatCCTTTCAAGTTATATGAGCTTGTCATCATAAGGTAAACTTTTTAAAGATataatgataatgtttattttatCAGTTAACCATTTTATTCAATAAACTACTAATTAATGCATAATACCAACTTAACAAAATCAAAACTAATACAATCCCTTAAAAACCTCAATCATAATTATAATGTTTGCTATCTTCTAATTCTATTAGAAAatactaaataatatatatttcaattccaaacccttgaaattacTTGAACTCTTCCTCATCAATCTTGATTGAAACCTTCTAGAGAGTAGCAATAGCATTGGATtctatccatacattctttttctCTTGACCAAATATTCAATACATCTATTTAGCTCTTGTTCGCTTGACAAACACTGGAATCAAGAACAATGCATGTATTTTTTTCCTTAATTACCTTCTCACACAGACGACCATCTGAGACATTTAGGGTTTTGCTTGAAGACACATTCTCTCAATTTAAAAAACTAAAGAGACACTGAAAACAAAATAGAAACAGAATATAAGTTCAATCCGCCACAGGGAACGTAGATGGAATTTCAAGCGCAACATCATTTCGAGCTTGGGATCCAAATTTCTGAAGCGGACATGCGTTGCAGAGGGGACACTGAAGCTTGCACTGTAGCCACCTTCGAATGCAGTCCACATGAAAGTTGTGATGACACGGTTTTAGTGCTACCACCGCATCATCCTCTTCGTATTCACTCAGGCAGATAACGCATTCCTTCTCTCCTTCTTCATCACATCTGTAATTGAATACCCCCATTTCCATTTCCACAGCAATCTTATTATTGTTGGAAGAAGACGATGGAGGCAATCGCTGCTGTGGACCTGCTGAATTTGGAGTCGTCTCCAGCCATAGCAACATGTTTGCCCAAGAATTCACAATAAATGATAGAAACGTCCACACCATGATAAACGCGAGTATTAGAAGCCACAGTAAACCTCTGTGACAAACCATCAGGAGTACCGCAAACGTCCCACCTCCCACGAGGTACGTCAAACACAGCAACAATATCCTTATTACCCGCATGGTGATTCAATCCTTTCCGCTGCTTTTATCTATAGTCGCACATTAATGATTATAAATGGATTTGGAGATGGGCAATTTCACTCAGAGGTGCCCCCCACTATCTTTGCACAAGGTGAAATGCAATGGTCTGTTTTATTTGGTTGGGGAGCATAATAACAATCCCTCATAAGAATCGTCAAGACCAGTTTTCCAGATCATATTCTTGTCCAATATTGAAAGACGGCTTCAACAGTTGGCAGTCTTGCTGAATGTTTAATAAAACCTAGATTGTGCCTTGTTGCTTTTGCAAGCACCGTCATTTCCCATGAAGAGTGGCATCCAAAAGTTACAAGTACGAATATTTCTATAGATCTCATCCTTTGATTCGATGTTTTAATATTGAGGTGGACATATGAAATGATTTACAAGATGTTATAGACATTCATCTCATCAAacaatattgtattttttttaactttttcctgAATTTTTTATATAATTGTATAGAATGTATTATTCAGCGATAATAAAATTGTTAGTTATATTTTTCCTAAAATAATATATGATTGTAAAATTGTTTTAAGTGGGATATCAAAATTTATTATTAATGTTAAAGAGTTGTACTTCATTTAACTAAGTATAATTGATGAGAATGATGATATGTTCTTTAATTTTACCGTCTCAAACTAAAATTTCCCTACTCATATTGTCTTAGATAAAAGATGActtcaaacatacatacatacattgaaAAGGGCTAAAATGTCAATATCTATATAATTCTTTTTTTAAATATTACTAATAATTATACTAAATTAAATTGAGATTAGAACGTTTAAATGCGAAAAAGCGACTATGAAAATATCagacaaaactgagaaaagcagAAACCCTCCTGCGAAACCTTAGAGGTTTTTTCCAGGGTCTGGAAGGCATCTGGGGCAATGGAAGAACAATTTTGCTCCTCTGGAAATACAATCTTTAGACACACGCTTGGAGAACGGTCTTAATGCCCCAATCCCTGAAGCTACAGGGGCTAACCTAACTTCTTTAAAGCTCAATAATATTAGTAGACAAGCCCTGGGGGCATTGTTCGACCGTCTACCTTTTTCAGAAGCCCCCTCAGCTTCTTCGGCAAAGAATGCTCGGCCTAACCCTATGAGTAGGGCAGGATCGCCCTGTATAAATCAAAAATCTACTTTTGCTCAGAATAAGCATGCGCCCCTCTTCCTCTCAAGAGAGAGATCAACTATGGGTGGCCCTTACAAAAAAAGTTCTCTTGTCTTACGGCCCGCGACTCTGTCAAAGTTCCAGGGAGACATGGCTTCGGAGGCTAATAGAACCACACTTGGGGTCAGGAAACCCTCTTCATTTAATCCAGTTTCTGTTACCAGAACAGGGGAGGAGATCTTTCCCAAGTATGGCCCTTCTAACTTTCAGAAGTTGTCAGTCTTCAATACagataatattatgattataagtAATAATCATACTGACGAATTATGGGACTGTTACAATGCTCGCGGGCTCTTTAGCAAATGGTTCGGTTATGGCGTCCCGTCCTCAGAGATTCAACAATGGCTGATATCCCTCACGGGGAACCAGATAAGTATCATGAACTtagaaaatgattttttatttatcaattgcaaCACGACGGATCTTAAAGAGAATTTACTGAAAAATAATCTAAGATTTTTTAAGGGTtactattttaaatttttcaattggaaacctaatttctcccCTAAAGATGTCGAGAAAATTAGGGTTCCAAAGTGGATTCGACTCCCTAACATGCCGGTTGAATTAATCCATAAAGAGATCCTTAAAAAACTAGGAGAATTTTTAGGAGGCTTTGAGGGTCTGGAAGATAA
The nucleotide sequence above comes from Cryptomeria japonica chromosome 11, Sugi_1.0, whole genome shotgun sequence. Encoded proteins:
- the LOC131039954 gene encoding RING-H2 finger protein ATL5-like, translating into MLLWLETTPNSAGPQQRLPPSSSSNNNKIAVEMEMGVFNYRCDEEGEKECVICLSEYEEDDAVVALKPCHHNFHVDCIRRWLQCKLQCPLCNACPLQKFGSQARNDVALEIPSTFPVAD